In Chitinophaga sp. HK235, a single window of DNA contains:
- a CDS encoding isochorismatase family protein, whose translation MANIINNKLTADNSLVMLIDHQPGLLMNVKSMEPLALKNNLLAFANAIKMLNIPTILTFQGLGGFGPILPDLVRIFPESKPVNRTIINSWEEPVIRKQIEASGKKNIILAGVSVEVCLAFPALSIQEAGYQVYAVMDISGTWSKDIQDWALTRMVHKGIIPVNFTAVLMEILGDNARPEAPAIYGALSASWGLPTFIAEYSKQ comes from the coding sequence ATGGCAAACATCATTAATAATAAACTTACAGCTGACAATTCGCTGGTAATGCTGATCGACCACCAACCAGGGCTGTTAATGAATGTAAAAAGCATGGAGCCCCTGGCTTTGAAGAATAATCTCCTGGCTTTCGCCAATGCGATCAAAATGTTGAATATACCAACCATCCTTACTTTTCAGGGATTAGGCGGCTTTGGTCCTATTTTGCCGGACCTTGTCAGGATATTTCCGGAAAGTAAACCAGTAAACCGAACTATCATCAATTCCTGGGAAGAACCTGTTATCAGGAAACAGATTGAAGCATCCGGAAAAAAGAATATTATACTGGCAGGCGTTAGCGTAGAAGTATGTCTGGCCTTTCCGGCACTATCCATCCAGGAGGCAGGATATCAGGTTTATGCAGTAATGGATATTTCCGGCACCTGGAGTAAGGATATCCAGGACTGGGCGCTCACCCGAATGGTTCATAAAGGTATCATCCCAGTCAACTTTACAGCAGTACTCATGGAAATACTTGGAGATAATGCACGACCTGAAGCACCGGCCATTTACGGAGCACTGAGCGCCAGTTGGGGACTTCCAACTTTTATCGCTGAATATTCCAAACAATAG